A stretch of Leucobacter aridicollis DNA encodes these proteins:
- a CDS encoding FadR/GntR family transcriptional regulator yields the protein MAFEAEQRGGRQLVSTRVETGPAQTLADEIADRLVTALAVGDYLPGARLPAERELAAMLGVGRVTVRAAIERLVGLGLIRKQQGRGGGNFVVEPTTDEARASIARVLSATWDRLIDQHEAQTWMHGAIAAAAADRRSETDIEVLRERLAGYRDAESGRAAQKADEAFHLAITEAAHSPALAGLLFSLESQIHLSAPAHPWGSERGRRDMEARALRDHELLFDAISAGDSPRAHEVGRVHARINREHLENALRDARASGAVT from the coding sequence ATGGCATTCGAGGCGGAACAGCGTGGTGGGCGGCAGCTCGTCTCTACTCGCGTGGAGACCGGGCCGGCGCAGACGCTCGCTGACGAGATTGCTGACAGGCTCGTTACGGCACTTGCCGTGGGGGACTATCTTCCTGGCGCTCGCCTCCCGGCGGAGCGCGAGCTTGCGGCCATGCTCGGCGTCGGTCGAGTGACCGTGCGCGCAGCAATTGAGCGGCTCGTGGGGCTCGGGCTCATTCGCAAGCAGCAGGGTCGCGGTGGTGGCAACTTCGTCGTCGAGCCCACGACTGACGAGGCCCGCGCGTCGATCGCGAGGGTGCTCTCGGCAACGTGGGATCGGCTGATTGATCAACACGAAGCGCAAACGTGGATGCACGGAGCGATCGCGGCGGCCGCGGCAGATAGGCGCAGCGAGACGGACATCGAGGTGCTCCGCGAGCGCCTCGCAGGGTATCGTGACGCCGAGTCCGGTCGCGCCGCCCAAAAGGCCGACGAGGCGTTTCACCTCGCGATCACCGAGGCTGCTCACAGCCCCGCGCTCGCCGGGCTGTTGTTCTCGCTCGAGTCCCAGATCCACCTCTCCGCGCCGGCGCACCCGTGGGGGAGTGAACGTGGCCGGCGCGATATGGAAGCGCGAGCGCTTCGCGACCACGAGCTCCTGTTCGATGCGATTTCGGCGGGCGATTCGCCCCGCGCGCACGAGGTTGGGAGGGTGCACGCGCGAATCAACCGTGAGCACCTCGAGAACGCGCTCCGCGACGCCCGGGCAAGCGGCGCGGTGACCTGA
- a CDS encoding proline iminopeptidase-family hydrolase — translation MPHGPTASTTVENGLAPTPHGGLWYQLTSPAQPTADTRPAPLPIVLLHGGPGSPSDYLAPLDALSADRPVLRYDQIGCGRSDAAGDNTAWTVDAHVDHLDRLTRHLGFDRFHLYGHSWGGMLALAFHEAHPHRAASLTLASPLVDTKRWVADAAILIAKLPTAHQAAIAAGPEHAGYAAAEAEFYRRHFCNIEPWPTPIQESDAGQNALAYNTMWGPNEFTQTGNLRDEDRSGVVRDLTVPNLWLTGADDEARPETIRAFAALNSNSSVHVFPGGTHSVHLEQPGPYLAELRAFLRNN, via the coding sequence GTGCCGCACGGCCCCACCGCCTCCACCACTGTCGAGAACGGCCTCGCCCCCACCCCGCACGGCGGCCTCTGGTACCAGCTCACCAGCCCGGCGCAGCCCACCGCCGACACCAGGCCCGCACCGCTGCCCATCGTCCTGCTCCACGGTGGGCCCGGGTCGCCGAGCGACTATCTCGCGCCGCTCGACGCACTCTCAGCAGACCGCCCGGTGCTCCGCTACGACCAGATCGGTTGCGGGCGCTCCGACGCGGCGGGCGACAACACTGCCTGGACAGTCGACGCGCACGTTGACCACCTCGACAGGCTCACCCGTCACCTCGGATTCGACCGTTTTCACCTCTACGGTCACTCGTGGGGCGGCATGCTTGCGCTCGCATTCCACGAGGCGCACCCTCATCGCGCAGCTTCGCTGACGTTGGCGAGCCCCCTCGTCGACACGAAGCGGTGGGTCGCAGACGCCGCGATACTCATCGCCAAGCTTCCCACAGCCCACCAGGCAGCCATCGCAGCGGGGCCTGAACACGCCGGCTACGCCGCGGCGGAGGCCGAGTTCTACAGGCGCCACTTTTGCAACATCGAACCGTGGCCGACGCCGATCCAGGAGTCAGACGCCGGCCAAAACGCGCTGGCCTACAACACCATGTGGGGCCCGAACGAGTTCACCCAGACCGGCAACCTTCGCGACGAAGACCGTTCCGGCGTCGTGCGCGACCTCACCGTCCCGAACCTGTGGCTGACAGGGGCCGACGACGAGGCCCGCCCCGAAACCATCCGTGCGTTCGCTGCGCTGAATAGCAACAGCTCAGTACACGTGTTCCCCGGGGGGACTCACTCGGTGCACCTTGAACAGCCCGGCCCCTATCTCGCAGAGCTCAGAGCCTTTCTGCGCAACAACTAA
- a CDS encoding APC family permease, which translates to MTHASPTDAPEGATSLEDLGYAQELKRSMSLLDVVVYGLIYMVPMAPLAVFGIIYNFSGGMPALVYLVAAFAMLFSALSYKEMAKRFPVAGSVYSYVRLGINRFFGFIAGWAILLDYLLLPALLSVFAAAAMVTVVPGVPEFVWIIVFVVLAAAINLRGITLTAGMNKIFLAIQVVVLAIFVVGALVAVAEGRAEFSLAPIFQAQEFSWAIVFGAIPIAALSFIGFDAISTLNEEAKGGGATVSRATIIVLIAVTFLFVVQVYLAALFVPTGTTFASGDATNNAFYNIAGEIIGPWFKILITLTSALIAIFANSIASQATSSRLVYSMARDGQLPRVFARVSDRQVPRNAMLLIAGLSLVVGILGTTEQELLTTLVTFGALTAYILLNIAVIVHFGLRAAGRNVFLHWVSPIIGTAVLGYALWNANVNAQLIGLGWLGLGALLAGYWALRATRERAAA; encoded by the coding sequence ATGACGCACGCCTCCCCCACTGACGCCCCCGAGGGCGCTACCTCGCTCGAGGACCTCGGGTACGCCCAAGAGCTCAAGCGGTCGATGTCGCTGCTCGACGTCGTCGTCTACGGCCTCATCTACATGGTGCCGATGGCACCGCTCGCCGTCTTCGGCATCATCTACAACTTCTCGGGCGGCATGCCTGCCCTCGTCTACCTGGTCGCCGCGTTCGCGATGCTCTTCAGCGCGCTCAGCTACAAGGAGATGGCGAAGCGCTTCCCGGTCGCCGGCTCCGTGTACTCGTACGTTCGTCTCGGCATCAACCGGTTTTTCGGGTTCATCGCTGGCTGGGCGATTCTGCTCGACTATCTTCTTCTGCCTGCGCTGCTCTCCGTATTCGCAGCGGCCGCGATGGTGACCGTCGTGCCGGGCGTACCCGAGTTCGTCTGGATTATCGTGTTCGTCGTGCTCGCTGCGGCAATCAACTTGCGCGGCATCACGCTCACGGCGGGCATGAACAAGATCTTCCTGGCGATCCAGGTTGTCGTCCTCGCGATCTTCGTCGTCGGGGCGCTCGTCGCCGTCGCCGAGGGGCGCGCGGAATTCTCGCTGGCGCCCATCTTCCAGGCGCAGGAGTTCTCGTGGGCGATCGTGTTCGGGGCCATCCCGATCGCAGCGCTGAGCTTCATCGGTTTTGACGCGATCTCAACGCTGAACGAGGAGGCGAAGGGCGGGGGCGCGACGGTCTCTCGCGCAACAATCATCGTGCTCATCGCGGTGACGTTCCTGTTCGTCGTGCAGGTCTACCTGGCCGCCCTGTTCGTCCCAACCGGCACGACGTTTGCGTCGGGTGACGCGACGAACAACGCGTTCTACAACATCGCCGGCGAGATCATCGGGCCGTGGTTCAAGATCCTCATCACCCTCACCTCTGCCCTCATCGCGATCTTCGCCAACTCGATCGCCTCGCAGGCGACCTCGAGCCGCCTGGTCTACAGCATGGCCCGCGACGGCCAGTTGCCTCGTGTCTTCGCGCGCGTCAGTGATCGCCAGGTTCCACGCAACGCGATGCTGCTCATCGCGGGGCTCTCGCTCGTTGTCGGCATTCTTGGCACGACCGAACAAGAGCTCCTCACGACGCTCGTCACGTTCGGCGCGCTCACCGCGTACATCTTGCTCAACATCGCCGTCATCGTCCACTTCGGTCTCAGGGCCGCGGGCCGCAACGTCTTCCTCCACTGGGTCTCCCCGATCATCGGCACCGCCGTACTCGGGTACGCGCTCTGGAACGCGAACGTGAACGCGCAGCTCATCGGTCTAGGCTGGCTCGGGCTTGGGGCGCTGCTCGCGGGCTACTGGGCGTTGCGCGCAACACGCGAGCGCGCGGCAGCCTAG
- a CDS encoding LamG domain-containing protein, translating into MFNSERTPSVPACLTRGPRKAPRTALLGSAIAAMTAVALLAPTLPAQAAPTAAPTAAPAGAPAEAMTQARIDAANDAYNGAAATLEFITMSDTELGGTATAEKTSEQVAYEGIQPHFKSITDWATAKGFTPKAVVDNGDVVGANDPEYSAHLRGDSEKVAGWYRAVERVMRESFPDANVLLTQGNHDIADLMGKTFDEARADRAGDSAPEWFYPRAESDYVSNFHTKVEDIDFIGLDYNGKHTFGYTGQRTGYQEYLKQTLAGIAAKPDYDPKKPIFVSIHSGYAGTSLGGPFHGDYDMAGPELQRILADYPQAVLGSAHTHFSSNPETSIYQKDFTVYENASMNYIYQDVPGDFIGGGYFDGNQGDAAKGVPQKSANFVTVLEDGSTVIRRFDVTHKRWLGMPWVVDTTKGKAGFTYTSDKRSKIAPWWDSAAVTAREVTETSATIGFEQAKDDELVNYYEVQITDQAGNPVAFTANQVPDFGAKKSKAFTGSFKAYSRFYMSPNTMGFDIGGLDAAKTYTVNVFAFDDFQNKSEALTGTFRTAGTLVFPDFPATGAEAPGGEFLNLAFEGDLSDAGTAAGVAPKAAPVGSVSYVPADRNGAAGQAVRIGAGAGSYVDLGSRPEFDLGTDSDLTMSFWTKVTSVGGYGAIISNKNWSNFYRSGLNVAPQGGDTGKLEFTLGDDKNGVYATGDVTNYKNSWHHMAFTVDRERNTASTYMDGQLVKEASIESIGSLTSGLNMLIGVDAGKSYGVGLDMDDLKMWDSALTPDEIAALHGADDTGAETDALTRAVDYSAELLTANESAAANGRVFDEALTEALTAAVKQARAALGAAAPTEADLRASYDSLRAAVTAVEDQPVRFTYAARATNGAVTPAEGIADLGGELRLALEPAAGYTAVDPVVAVEGAEGFAVEGTELVLRDVQGRVSVDIEFAKVVDGGPGDGGPGDGGPGDDGPGDGGNGHGGPGSGTGSGDDSSGSTGAGPRADIAATGGASATVWALTGLASALTVAAGIVLALRARLRRQ; encoded by the coding sequence CGCAGCGCCGACCGCGGCACCCGCGGGAGCGCCAGCCGAGGCGATGACTCAGGCCCGAATCGACGCTGCGAACGACGCCTACAACGGGGCGGCGGCGACGCTCGAGTTCATCACGATGTCTGACACCGAGCTCGGCGGCACCGCCACCGCTGAAAAAACCTCGGAGCAGGTCGCGTACGAGGGCATCCAGCCCCACTTCAAGAGCATCACCGACTGGGCGACGGCGAAGGGCTTCACCCCCAAAGCCGTCGTCGACAACGGTGACGTCGTGGGCGCAAACGACCCCGAGTACTCCGCGCACCTGCGCGGCGACTCAGAGAAGGTCGCCGGCTGGTACCGTGCCGTCGAGCGGGTGATGCGCGAGAGCTTCCCCGACGCCAACGTGCTGCTCACTCAGGGCAACCACGACATTGCCGACCTCATGGGGAAGACGTTTGACGAGGCGCGCGCCGACCGCGCCGGCGACAGCGCCCCGGAGTGGTTCTACCCGCGGGCTGAGAGCGACTACGTCAGCAACTTCCACACGAAGGTTGAGGACATCGACTTCATCGGGCTTGACTACAACGGTAAGCACACGTTTGGGTACACCGGCCAGCGCACCGGCTACCAGGAGTACCTCAAGCAGACGCTCGCGGGCATCGCGGCGAAGCCCGACTACGACCCGAAGAAGCCGATCTTCGTGTCGATCCACAGCGGCTACGCGGGCACCTCGCTCGGCGGCCCGTTCCACGGCGACTACGACATGGCGGGCCCCGAGCTGCAGCGCATCCTCGCCGACTACCCGCAGGCCGTGCTCGGCTCGGCCCACACCCACTTCTCGTCGAACCCCGAGACGAGCATCTACCAGAAAGACTTCACGGTCTACGAGAACGCCTCGATGAACTACATCTACCAGGATGTGCCGGGGGACTTCATCGGCGGCGGCTACTTCGACGGCAACCAGGGAGACGCGGCGAAGGGTGTGCCGCAGAAGAGCGCCAACTTCGTGACGGTGCTCGAAGACGGCAGCACCGTAATTCGCCGCTTCGACGTCACCCACAAGCGCTGGCTCGGCATGCCGTGGGTTGTCGACACTACGAAGGGCAAAGCCGGCTTCACCTACACGAGCGACAAGCGCAGCAAGATTGCGCCGTGGTGGGACAGCGCGGCCGTCACCGCGCGCGAAGTGACCGAGACGTCAGCGACGATCGGGTTCGAGCAGGCGAAGGACGACGAGCTCGTCAACTACTACGAGGTGCAGATCACCGACCAGGCGGGCAACCCCGTCGCGTTCACTGCGAACCAGGTGCCCGACTTCGGCGCGAAGAAGTCGAAAGCATTCACCGGCAGCTTCAAAGCCTACTCACGCTTCTACATGAGCCCGAACACGATGGGCTTCGACATCGGCGGGCTCGACGCTGCGAAGACGTACACGGTGAACGTGTTCGCGTTCGACGACTTCCAGAACAAGTCCGAGGCGCTCACAGGCACGTTCCGCACGGCGGGTACGCTCGTGTTCCCCGACTTCCCTGCAACCGGGGCGGAGGCACCCGGCGGCGAGTTCTTGAACCTCGCGTTCGAGGGCGACCTGAGCGATGCGGGCACTGCCGCAGGGGTGGCACCGAAGGCGGCACCGGTCGGTTCAGTGAGCTACGTTCCTGCCGACCGAAACGGCGCCGCGGGGCAGGCGGTGCGCATCGGGGCCGGGGCTGGCAGCTACGTCGACCTTGGTTCAAGGCCCGAGTTCGACCTCGGCACCGACAGCGACCTCACGATGAGCTTCTGGACGAAGGTCACGAGCGTCGGCGGCTACGGCGCCATCATCAGCAACAAGAACTGGAGCAACTTCTACCGCTCGGGCCTCAACGTGGCGCCACAGGGCGGAGACACCGGCAAGCTCGAGTTCACCCTCGGCGATGACAAGAACGGCGTCTACGCGACGGGTGACGTCACGAACTACAAGAACTCGTGGCACCACATGGCGTTTACCGTCGACCGCGAGCGCAACACGGCGAGCACCTACATGGACGGCCAGCTCGTGAAAGAGGCGAGCATCGAGTCGATCGGGAGCCTCACGAGCGGCCTGAACATGCTCATTGGCGTGGACGCGGGCAAGAGCTACGGCGTCGGCCTCGACATGGACGACCTGAAGATGTGGGACTCGGCGCTCACCCCTGACGAGATCGCGGCGCTGCACGGCGCCGACGACACCGGGGCTGAGACCGATGCGCTCACACGGGCCGTCGACTACTCGGCTGAGTTGCTCACCGCCAACGAGAGCGCGGCCGCAAACGGCCGCGTGTTCGACGAGGCGCTCACGGAAGCGCTCACCGCAGCCGTCAAACAGGCGCGCGCGGCGCTCGGAGCGGCGGCGCCGACCGAAGCTGACCTGCGCGCGAGCTACGATTCACTGCGCGCGGCGGTCACCGCGGTTGAAGATCAGCCGGTGCGGTTCACCTATGCCGCCCGCGCGACGAACGGCGCAGTGACCCCGGCCGAGGGAATCGCGGATCTCGGTGGCGAGCTGCGGCTCGCGCTCGAGCCCGCCGCCGGGTACACCGCGGTCGACCCGGTTGTCGCTGTCGAGGGGGCCGAGGGCTTCGCGGTCGAGGGCACGGAGCTCGTGCTGCGAGACGTGCAGGGGCGCGTGAGCGTCGACATTGAGTTCGCGAAGGTCGTTGACGGTGGCCCGGGCGACGGCGGTCCCGGAGATGGCGGCCCCGGCGACGACGGCCCGGGTGATGGCGGCAATGGCCATGGCGGCCCGGGCTCCGGAACCGGCTCAGGTGACGATAGCTCAGGCAGCACGGGTGCAGGCCCCCGCGCGGACATCGCCGCGACCGGCGGTGCATCCGCGACGGTCTGGGCGCTGACCGGCCTTGCCTCGGCGCTCACGGTCGCGGCCGGCATCGTGCTCGCGCTGCGAGCCCGCCTGCGCCGCCAGTAG